From a single Stomoxys calcitrans chromosome 4, idStoCalc2.1, whole genome shotgun sequence genomic region:
- the LOC106090600 gene encoding lectin subunit alpha, with amino-acid sequence MSVLGLYSLFVTLLVTFLNCVTAEPEIVTADDGTKFLIEMESKYNWFEALHECGRRNYQLVEVHDGDKHNTLLKTLNTFLGKSTNLWLGANDQFSGDRDLKRPFYWASSGKRMTFSHWCKDNPNNDDGEEHCVHTWEDVENFGWNDNTCTSKMGFVCEERPKNC; translated from the exons ATGAGTGTATTGGGATTATATTCGTTGTTTGTTACTTTATTGGTGACGTTTTTGAATTGTGTAACGGCAGAGCCAGAAATAGTTACTGCAGATgatggtaccaaatttttaattgaaatggaATCAAAG TACAATTGGTTTGAAGCTTTACACGAATGTGGTCGCCGTAATTATCAACTGGTTGAGGTGCACGATGGTGATAAGCACAACACTTTGTTAAAGACCTTGAACACATTTTTAG GTAAATCGACTAATCTGTGGTTGGGAGCCAACGACCAATTCAGTGGTGATAGAGATTTGAAGAGGCCTTTTTACTGGGCTTCCTCTGGCAAACGCATGACATTCTCGCATTGGTGCAAGGATAATCCCAATAACGACGATGGCGAGGAGCATTGTGTGCATACATGGGAGGATGTAGAAAATTTTGGTTGGAATGACAATACATGCACTAGTAAAATGGGCTTTGTATGTGAGGAAAGGCCTAAGAATTGTTAA